A genomic segment from Chlorogloeopsis sp. ULAP01 encodes:
- the devC gene encoding ABC transporter permease DevC, with amino-acid sequence MSKIPLAWLQLTREKSRMIVAMAGIAFSNILMFMQLGFEGALYDSAARFHTTLKADLIMISPRSKSLAYMRQFSSRRLYQISGFEGVNSVSPVYVDFADWKNPVNADYRAIFVFGFEPEKPVFNLPEVNQNLNKLKLPDTVLFDRSSRSEYGPIAAQFERDKQVLTEISNYRIKTVGLFTLGPSFAADGNLITSDQNFLRLFRNRRSGEIDIGLITLKPGVDKQKVLNNLVAKLPKDVRILTYQGFIEFEKEYWRTSTPIGFMFALGTGMGFIVGIVIVYQILFTDVNEHLAEYATLKAMGFTDNYLLRVVFQEALILAIFGYIPGLGISLGLYELTKFATFLPIFMSASRSVFVLVLTILMCSISGAIAVRKLRAADPADIF; translated from the coding sequence ATGTCCAAAATACCTCTAGCTTGGTTACAACTTACCCGCGAAAAATCTCGCATGATAGTTGCAATGGCGGGTATTGCTTTTTCCAATATTCTCATGTTTATGCAATTGGGGTTTGAGGGTGCACTCTATGATAGTGCTGCACGCTTCCACACAACTTTAAAAGCGGACTTGATTATGATTAGTCCCCGTTCCAAGTCTCTTGCTTATATGAGACAGTTTTCTTCTCGTCGTCTCTATCAAATATCAGGCTTTGAAGGGGTTAATTCTGTCAGCCCTGTGTATGTTGATTTTGCTGACTGGAAAAATCCTGTCAATGCCGATTATCGAGCCATATTTGTGTTTGGTTTTGAACCGGAAAAACCAGTATTTAATTTACCAGAGGTTAATCAAAATCTCAATAAGCTAAAACTGCCTGATACTGTTCTATTTGACCGTTCTTCCCGCTCTGAATATGGGCCAATTGCTGCACAATTTGAGCGTGACAAACAGGTATTAACGGAAATTAGTAACTACAGAATTAAAACTGTTGGCTTGTTTACTCTTGGCCCTTCCTTTGCGGCAGATGGAAATTTAATCACCAGCGACCAAAATTTCTTGCGTTTATTTAGAAATCGTCGCTCAGGAGAAATTGATATTGGCTTAATTACTTTAAAACCAGGTGTAGATAAACAAAAAGTACTGAATAATTTGGTTGCTAAATTGCCTAAAGATGTGAGAATACTTACTTACCAAGGATTTATAGAGTTTGAAAAAGAATATTGGCGCACCAGTACACCAATTGGCTTTATGTTTGCACTTGGTACGGGGATGGGATTTATAGTTGGTATAGTCATTGTGTATCAAATACTTTTCACAGATGTCAACGAGCATTTAGCCGAATACGCCACACTCAAGGCTATGGGGTTTACAGATAATTATTTATTACGTGTTGTTTTTCAAGAAGCTTTGATTTTAGCGATTTTTGGCTACATTCCTGGTTTAGGTATTTCTTTAGGTTTATATGAATTGACCAAGTTTGCCACTTTTTTACCAATTTTTATGAGTGCTAGCCGCTCTGTATTTGTTTTAGTTTTGACAATTTTAATGTGTTCAATTTCTGGTGCGATCGCTGTACGTAAATTGAGAGCAGCAGATCCAGCAGATATTTTTTAG
- a CDS encoding DevA family ABC transporter ATP-binding protein: protein MLQQNPIISIQNLNHYFGQGALRKQILFDINLEIYPGEVVILMGQSGSGKTTLLTLMGGLRSVQEGSLKVLGNELYKANNNQLVQIRRNIGYIFQAHNLLRFLTACQNVQMSLELHKEYDNQEAQAKSKVMLKAVGLGHRVNYYPDDLSGGQKQRVAIARALVSHPKLVLADEPTAALDSKSGRDVVELMQRLAREQGCAVLMVTHDNRILDIADRIIHMEDGHLVDC, encoded by the coding sequence ATGTTACAACAAAATCCTATTATTTCTATTCAAAATCTCAATCACTACTTTGGTCAAGGGGCATTACGAAAACAGATTTTGTTTGACATAAACCTAGAAATTTACCCTGGTGAAGTAGTTATTTTAATGGGGCAGTCAGGCTCAGGTAAAACAACCTTGCTCACTTTAATGGGAGGCTTGCGTTCTGTCCAAGAGGGAAGTCTCAAAGTTTTAGGAAATGAATTGTACAAAGCTAATAATAACCAATTAGTACAAATTCGACGAAATATTGGTTATATCTTTCAGGCTCACAATTTGCTGCGATTTTTGACTGCTTGCCAGAATGTTCAGATGTCACTGGAACTACATAAAGAATATGACAATCAAGAAGCTCAAGCTAAATCTAAAGTTATGTTGAAAGCTGTAGGTTTGGGTCATAGAGTGAATTATTATCCTGACGATTTATCTGGTGGACAGAAACAAAGAGTTGCGATTGCTCGTGCTTTGGTAAGCCATCCGAAACTAGTTTTGGCTGATGAACCGACAGCTGCTTTAGATAGTAAATCCGGTCGAGACGTAGTAGAACTGATGCAGCGTTTGGCTAGGGAGCAGGGTTGTGCTGTCTTAATGGTTACTCACGATAATCGCATTCTCGATATTGCTGACCGCATCATTCATATGGAAGACGGACACTTAGTGGATTGTTAG
- a CDS encoding class I SAM-dependent methyltransferase: MLSGSSVLKTVLLDTGVLIALLVGIGLWWRRAVRRYYLPCPFWLAWLLENPYMEAMAGSSVILDRLNLSPGMQVLDVGCGTGRVAIPAARRVAPNGQVVALDSQSGMLQKLEQKASANSITNIRTLLNKIEPGILERNKFDRALLVTVLGEIPDREAALQEIFAALKPNGILSITEVIPDPHYQTLGTVRRLAEAVGFCPDHYYGNFLAFTMNFVKPDPAQ, encoded by the coding sequence ATGCTTTCTGGTTCATCCGTATTAAAAACGGTTTTATTGGACACTGGGGTACTAATTGCCCTACTCGTAGGCATTGGTCTGTGGTGGCGAAGGGCTGTCCGCCGCTACTATCTGCCCTGTCCATTTTGGCTGGCTTGGCTTTTAGAAAATCCATACATGGAAGCTATGGCAGGGAGTTCAGTTATTCTAGACCGTCTTAACCTCTCCCCTGGAATGCAGGTACTTGATGTCGGATGTGGAACGGGTCGTGTTGCTATTCCTGCTGCTAGAAGAGTAGCACCAAATGGTCAGGTAGTGGCGCTTGATAGCCAATCAGGTATGTTGCAGAAGCTAGAGCAAAAAGCTAGCGCAAACAGTATAACTAATATTCGGACGCTTCTGAATAAAATCGAGCCAGGAATACTGGAACGTAACAAGTTTGATAGAGCATTGTTGGTGACAGTATTGGGTGAAATTCCAGATCGGGAGGCAGCACTTCAAGAGATATTTGCTGCTCTCAAACCGAATGGCATTCTTTCTATTACTGAAGTCATTCCTGATCCCCACTATCAAACACTTGGCACTGTTCGCCGTTTAGCTGAAGCAGTTGGGTTTTGCCCCGACCATTACTACGGTAATTTTTTGGCTTTTACAATGAACTTCGTAAAGCCAGATCCGGCACAATAG
- a CDS encoding glycosyltransferase yields MEHPYSGFGLCYARNLGLDAAGGDIVSYLDDDNSIAPEFIASMRQYFKQHSNIRYSIARQQRRRDVIRNGNVVRQGKPFVSPSNCCSLQQLLWQQKIFDSNGFVHYRSNAPRWNPQFQVFADYEYLLQSACIWGESGFGFNDSILVNYIQSSIGIIGSSNYEQWATELSLIITNQANYSILKSSIVERLEQLVDTYSTKAQISLTPKAFAF; encoded by the coding sequence ATGGAACACCCTTACAGTGGCTTTGGCTTGTGCTACGCCCGTAATTTGGGACTAGATGCAGCTGGTGGTGACATTGTTTCATACCTGGACGATGACAACAGTATAGCTCCTGAATTTATTGCCTCAATGCGGCAGTACTTTAAACAACATTCCAATATTCGATATAGCATAGCAAGACAGCAGCGCCGCCGCGATGTCATCCGCAATGGTAATGTTGTTCGTCAAGGGAAGCCGTTTGTTTCTCCTAGCAATTGCTGCTCCTTACAGCAGCTTCTATGGCAACAAAAGATATTCGACAGCAATGGTTTCGTCCACTACCGGAGCAATGCTCCTAGATGGAACCCCCAGTTTCAAGTATTCGCAGACTATGAGTATTTGCTGCAATCTGCTTGCATCTGGGGTGAAAGTGGCTTTGGTTTCAATGACAGCATTCTTGTTAACTATATCCAGTCTTCTATTGGTATTATTGGTAGTTCTAATTATGAGCAGTGGGCAACTGAGCTATCGCTAATTATCACTAATCAAGCTAACTATTCCATTCTTAAAAGCAGTATTGTTGAACGCTTAGAACAGCTTGTAGACACTTATAGTACTAAAGCACAAATTTCATTAACGCCAAAAGCATTTGCATTCTAA
- a CDS encoding PAS domain S-box protein, translated as MIALPGVAIHSKIYESSASLVYRGIREQDDRPLVVKLLKQDYPSPQELTRYRQEYEITRSLNLPGVVKAYSQQDYQRTLAILLEDFGGESIERWMQQRKERFCPMPLSNFFRLAIDITEILGKIHHANIIHKDINPGNVVFNSDTGVVKIIDFGIATRFNRTNPTFKSPHVLEGTLAYISPEQTGRMNRWLDYRTDFYSLGVTFYELLVGQLPFPTTDILELVHCHIAKSPVPPHELNAAIPKAVSDIVMKLMAKNAEDRYQSAWGIKADLERSDRQFAQSGQIDRIQLGLQDISQQFHIPQKLYGREAEIAALLAAFDRVAGRGNEENSQPFNVEMMLVSGYAGIGKSALVQELYKPITAKRGYFVWGKFDQFDRNIPYSAIAHALQKLVQQLLGEPEKQLQQWRSHLLAALGSNGQIIIDAIPEVELIIGKQPPVPEVGATEAQNRFNLTFQKFVRVFCDKEHPLVIFLDDLQWIDSATLKLIELLLLDEQTQYLFLIGAYRDNKVTSTHPLMLTLEKLRKQRAVLQEITLAPLTLESLNQLIAETLDRNPDTVRSLAQLVLRKTEGNPFFVGEFLRMLYSENLLTFDAKQLNWQWNIAQIQARNITDNVVELLLLQLKKLPEETRQILRLAACVGSQFDLETLAIVCEKTPQAIFQNLLAAIYAGLIQPLSELDEDLLVQEYKFLHDRVQQAAYALIEQSQKQVVHLQIGRNLLEKTSPGQLSARLFEIVDHFNQGIELVTAPPERTEIAKLDLMAGQKAKTATAYEAALKYFNTGLKLLSTESWLGEYDLTLALYSEAAGAAYLQGRFDEMEHFVEVVLDRAKTVVDKVQVYDSTIQRYLSQGNLKEALKIGLEALKLLEVTLIETPSQLDVERELNKTAVLLAGREIEDLINLPKMTAPEPRSAIYILANIVAAANMVSPALMILIVCKMVNLSLDYGNATWSPLSYASYGVILCEVVQDIELGYKFGKLALGLVERLKTKKGSSKALTIFSANVMHRKVHFRKTIPILVDAYQNGVETGDFEFAGYAASIVCCHSFFVGEELTQLEQKTATYSKALGQIRREISSNSIAILWQTILNLLGRSENPSRLMGSVYDEEQALSHAIAVKDENGIHYFYLNKVILCYLFGEYYQAAQIAVLERQYFEEVTAPIFNFYDSLVLLSLLVEASSSQKEAMLSCVNTNQEKMQKWAEHAPMNYLHKFHLVEAEKARVLGQFFEAEEFYERAIAGAAENGFIQEEALAYELAAKHYLARGREKFAQTYMKEAHYCYDRWGAKAKVKDLENRYPQFFPQSSRAYPTSVPTTSGTTYNNSPIAFDLAAVLKASQAISREIELEQLLRSLMQILIENAGAQTGYLILENAGEWAIEASGELSYVDGENIYTTQLLQSLPTANRLPETIINCVIRTHESVILNDATREDIFINDPYIQQHQTKSIFCLPLLNQAKLVGVLYLENQLAVGAFTPERAQVLNLLSTQAAIAIENAKLYSKLRKSESKITQFLEAIPVGIAIVDATGRPYYANQRGIQLTGKGTDPSVAPEQISAVYQFYEAGTERIYPTEKLPTIRALKGDRTRSEDLEIRQNNTTIPVEAWGTPVYDERGNIAYAIVAFQDITQRKQAEKLLADYNRTLEQQIAQRTAALQKSEANYRNLIQTANSIIVRCDMQGRIQYLNDCGLEFFGYEAHEILGRTLLETIVPEIDSCGRDLKPFVQNLFHDPESYLQSYLQVENENLCRDGRRVWVAWSNQAILDEQGQVVEILSVGNDITGRKQAEAALQRSEAKFRNIFENSQIGIFRARLSDGLILDANQRFANLFGFDSPEEVIGLLHGVDCYVNPSDRSSAIELLNRDGKLQNFEVQLRKRDGALFWGLYSSRQNAANGCMEGVIADISDRVSAEAALREREQELRLIANALPALVGYVNANGRFQFVNRTYEDWFCCSRDEILGKSVREFLGEEAYRIARPYIERVRTGQNTTYEVEFLYPVGKKYVSVTYIPDAGSDAQVKGYYVLVTDISDRKRAEEVLRQSEAQFREQAILSAFRADVDSALAQSDSLPLMLHRCAQAVVKHFNAAFARIWTLNQDKNVLELQASAGMYTRLDGTHSRVPVGSHKIGRIAHERRPLLTNNVFDESTIDKEWAEREGMVAFAGYPILLDEQLVGVIAMFTRHPIPLSNFEALEFAAREMALGIKRKQAEEALQASETELRTLIAAIPDPLYILSAQGQIICAIAVEPDLRCHPVEEMIGKTLHQLGKEQADEFVGYIQQVLRTQQILTVEYSMFLNGRETWFSTRIAPLPHEQVIWLARDITALKQAEAASILEERNRMAREIHDTLAQAFTGILAQVGAANQVLTDDLEATGSHLDLIKELARTGLVEARRSVVALRPQLLESGSLQSALHRLVAQTRAAATDTTLYYEIEGAVYSLPTEVESNLLRIGQEALTNAIRHANADEIRVELVYDRDQVCLRVKDNGQGFGVGSIPSSEGFGLLGMSERAERIGAQLTIRSQPGQGTEIIVTVNP; from the coding sequence ATGATCGCCCTACCTGGAGTTGCCATCCACAGCAAGATCTATGAGAGTTCAGCATCTCTAGTGTATCGGGGCATCAGAGAGCAAGATGATCGCCCGCTCGTCGTCAAACTGCTCAAGCAAGATTACCCCTCTCCCCAAGAATTAACTCGCTACAGACAGGAATATGAAATTACGCGCTCCCTGAATCTCCCAGGAGTTGTCAAGGCGTATAGCCAGCAAGATTATCAACGCACACTCGCGATTCTTTTAGAAGATTTTGGTGGAGAATCTATCGAAAGATGGATGCAGCAGCGAAAAGAAAGATTCTGCCCCATGCCCTTATCCAATTTCTTTCGATTAGCCATTGACATTACAGAGATTCTGGGCAAAATTCATCACGCTAATATCATCCACAAAGATATCAACCCTGGCAACGTCGTCTTCAATTCAGATACGGGTGTGGTTAAAATCATTGATTTTGGCATTGCCACCCGATTTAACCGCACAAATCCAACCTTCAAAAGTCCTCATGTATTAGAAGGTACACTCGCCTACATTTCTCCTGAGCAGACGGGGCGGATGAATCGCTGGCTCGATTACCGCACCGATTTTTACTCGCTCGGTGTAACTTTCTATGAACTGCTCGTTGGACAGCTACCGTTCCCGACAACAGACATACTAGAGCTAGTTCATTGCCATATTGCCAAATCGCCTGTTCCGCCTCACGAATTGAATGCAGCGATTCCTAAAGCAGTTTCAGATATTGTTATGAAACTGATGGCAAAAAATGCGGAAGATCGCTATCAGAGTGCTTGGGGAATTAAGGCGGATTTAGAAAGGAGCGATCGCCAATTTGCTCAAAGCGGTCAAATTGATCGCATCCAATTAGGTCTTCAAGATATTTCCCAGCAGTTTCACATTCCCCAAAAACTGTACGGACGAGAAGCGGAGATTGCAGCATTATTAGCAGCATTTGACAGAGTAGCCGGAAGAGGGAATGAAGAAAATTCTCAACCATTTAACGTCGAAATGATGCTGGTTTCTGGTTATGCTGGCATTGGCAAATCAGCATTGGTACAGGAACTCTACAAACCCATTACGGCAAAGCGGGGTTATTTTGTCTGGGGGAAGTTTGACCAATTCGATCGCAATATTCCCTACAGCGCGATCGCCCATGCCCTGCAAAAATTGGTGCAGCAACTACTGGGCGAACCAGAGAAGCAGTTGCAACAGTGGCGATCGCATTTACTTGCGGCATTGGGCAGCAACGGACAAATTATTATTGATGCAATCCCAGAAGTTGAGCTAATTATTGGCAAGCAGCCACCCGTACCGGAAGTTGGAGCAACTGAAGCTCAAAATCGCTTCAATCTAACGTTTCAAAAGTTTGTGCGGGTGTTTTGTGACAAGGAGCATCCCCTGGTAATTTTCTTAGACGATTTGCAGTGGATCGACTCAGCCACGCTAAAGTTAATCGAGCTATTATTACTTGACGAACAGACACAATATCTATTTTTGATTGGAGCCTATCGAGATAATAAAGTAACTTCAACGCATCCACTAATGTTAACGCTAGAGAAATTGCGAAAACAAAGGGCAGTGCTTCAGGAGATTACCTTAGCACCCTTAACGTTGGAATCGTTGAATCAATTGATTGCCGAGACGCTAGATCGTAATCCTGACACCGTTCGTTCTTTAGCCCAATTAGTGTTACGTAAAACCGAGGGCAACCCTTTCTTTGTCGGTGAATTTTTGCGAATGCTCTATAGCGAAAATCTGCTGACTTTTGATGCGAAACAGTTGAACTGGCAGTGGAATATTGCTCAAATTCAAGCCCGAAATATAACCGATAATGTGGTGGAACTGCTGCTGCTCCAGTTGAAGAAATTGCCAGAAGAAACACGGCAAATTCTCCGCTTAGCCGCTTGTGTTGGCTCCCAATTCGACTTAGAAACTTTAGCGATCGTTTGTGAAAAAACACCTCAAGCGATTTTCCAAAATTTACTAGCTGCAATATATGCTGGATTAATTCAACCTTTATCTGAATTAGACGAGGATTTGTTAGTTCAAGAGTATAAGTTTTTGCACGATCGCGTCCAGCAAGCTGCTTATGCCTTAATTGAGCAGTCGCAGAAACAAGTGGTTCATTTGCAGATCGGTCGCAATCTACTCGAAAAAACTTCACCAGGGCAACTGTCAGCTCGACTGTTTGAAATCGTGGATCATTTCAATCAGGGAATTGAGCTTGTCACCGCTCCACCAGAGCGAACTGAAATTGCCAAATTGGATTTAATGGCAGGTCAGAAAGCGAAGACAGCAACGGCTTATGAAGCAGCTCTTAAGTATTTCAATACAGGGCTTAAACTCCTCAGTACAGAGAGTTGGCTGGGTGAGTATGACCTCACCTTAGCGTTGTACTCAGAAGCAGCAGGGGCAGCATACCTTCAAGGTCGCTTTGATGAGATGGAACACTTCGTAGAAGTGGTACTTGATCGCGCGAAGACAGTGGTTGACAAAGTGCAGGTTTACGATAGCACAATTCAAAGATATTTGTCACAGGGCAACCTAAAAGAAGCACTTAAAATTGGACTGGAAGCGTTGAAGCTCCTGGAAGTAACCTTAATAGAAACTCCAAGTCAGTTAGATGTTGAAAGAGAATTGAATAAAACAGCTGTACTATTAGCTGGACGAGAAATCGAAGACTTAATTAATCTACCAAAGATGACCGCACCAGAACCGCGCTCAGCAATTTATATCCTAGCGAATATTGTGGCTGCTGCAAATATGGTATCACCAGCACTAATGATACTGATTGTGTGCAAAATGGTAAATTTATCGCTCGACTACGGCAATGCTACCTGGTCACCACTGAGTTATGCTTCCTACGGAGTTATTCTATGTGAAGTTGTTCAAGACATTGAACTCGGTTATAAATTTGGCAAATTGGCTCTGGGCTTGGTAGAACGATTGAAGACCAAAAAAGGTAGTAGCAAAGCATTAACGATATTTAGTGCCAACGTCATGCACCGGAAGGTACATTTTAGGAAAACAATACCAATTCTGGTTGATGCATATCAAAACGGAGTAGAAACCGGAGACTTTGAATTCGCTGGCTATGCTGCATCTATTGTATGTTGTCACTCGTTTTTTGTTGGTGAGGAACTCACGCAACTGGAACAAAAAACGGCAACCTACAGCAAAGCGCTCGGTCAAATCAGACGGGAAATCTCCTCGAATTCGATTGCAATATTGTGGCAGACAATCCTTAATCTGTTAGGTAGGTCTGAGAATCCCAGCCGTTTAATGGGTAGTGTATATGATGAAGAGCAAGCGCTATCGCACGCTATTGCAGTTAAAGATGAAAATGGAATTCACTACTTCTATTTAAACAAAGTTATACTGTGTTATCTATTTGGGGAGTATTATCAAGCTGCACAAATTGCTGTGTTAGAAAGGCAGTATTTTGAAGAGGTAACAGCACCTATATTCAATTTCTACGATTCTCTTGTGCTTTTGAGCCTATTGGTTGAGGCTTCAAGCTCCCAAAAAGAAGCGATGCTAAGTTGTGTAAACACCAACCAAGAAAAGATGCAAAAATGGGCAGAACACGCCCCCATGAATTATCTACATAAATTTCATCTGGTCGAGGCAGAAAAAGCGCGAGTCTTAGGGCAATTTTTTGAGGCTGAAGAGTTTTACGAACGCGCTATAGCAGGTGCTGCTGAGAATGGGTTTATCCAAGAAGAAGCATTAGCCTATGAATTAGCGGCTAAACATTATCTGGCGCGAGGTCGGGAAAAATTTGCCCAGACCTACATGAAAGAAGCCCACTACTGCTACGATCGCTGGGGCGCAAAAGCCAAAGTTAAAGACTTAGAAAATCGCTATCCGCAGTTCTTTCCTCAGTCTTCTAGGGCATACCCCACGTCAGTTCCTACCACTTCTGGAACCACATATAATAACTCACCCATCGCTTTCGATTTGGCGGCGGTACTGAAAGCATCCCAGGCAATTTCTCGTGAAATTGAACTAGAGCAGTTGCTTCGTTCCTTAATGCAGATTTTAATCGAGAACGCTGGCGCACAAACCGGATACTTGATTCTGGAAAATGCAGGAGAATGGGCAATTGAAGCGTCAGGTGAATTAAGTTATGTAGATGGTGAGAATATTTATACTACACAATTGCTGCAATCGCTCCCAACCGCAAATCGCTTACCCGAAACAATTATTAATTGTGTTATCCGCACTCATGAATCTGTCATTTTAAATGATGCGACTCGTGAAGATATTTTTATCAACGATCCATACATTCAACAGCACCAAACCAAATCTATTTTCTGTTTGCCACTGCTCAACCAAGCGAAGCTGGTTGGCGTACTGTATCTCGAAAATCAATTAGCGGTTGGGGCATTTACACCAGAACGAGCGCAAGTCTTGAATCTATTATCCACCCAGGCAGCGATCGCGATCGAAAATGCTAAACTTTACTCAAAGCTGCGGAAGAGCGAAAGCAAGATAACTCAGTTTCTCGAAGCGATTCCGGTCGGGATTGCGATCGTGGATGCGACTGGTCGCCCTTACTATGCCAACCAACGGGGCATTCAGCTAACGGGTAAAGGAACCGATCCCTCCGTAGCACCGGAGCAAATTTCAGCAGTTTATCAGTTTTATGAAGCGGGAACGGAGCGAATATATCCAACAGAGAAACTGCCAACTATCCGAGCGTTAAAGGGCGATCGCACCAGGAGTGAAGATCTAGAAATTCGGCAAAACAACACCACAATTCCAGTTGAGGCATGGGGAACGCCAGTTTATGACGAACGGGGCAATATAGCTTATGCGATCGTCGCCTTTCAAGACATTACCCAGCGCAAACAAGCCGAGAAATTACTAGCCGATTACAATCGGACTTTAGAGCAACAGATTGCCCAACGAACCGCAGCGTTACAGAAAAGTGAAGCGAATTATCGCAATCTGATCCAAACTGCGAATTCAATCATCGTTCGCTGTGATATGCAAGGACGGATTCAATACTTGAATGACTGCGGGCTGGAATTTTTTGGCTATGAGGCACACGAGATTTTAGGGCGTACCTTACTCGAAACGATCGTTCCAGAAATCGATAGCTGTGGGCGCGATCTCAAACCATTTGTCCAAAACCTGTTTCACGACCCTGAATCTTATCTGCAATCTTATCTGCAAGTCGAGAATGAAAACCTGTGTCGAGACGGCAGACGGGTTTGGGTTGCCTGGTCAAATCAGGCAATTTTGGATGAACAGGGACAGGTGGTGGAAATTCTATCCGTTGGCAATGACATCACAGGGCGCAAACAAGCCGAGGCAGCTCTACAGCGCAGTGAAGCCAAGTTTCGCAACATTTTTGAAAACTCACAGATCGGCATCTTCCGCGCCCGTCTCTCGGATGGATTAATTCTCGATGCTAATCAACGCTTTGCGAATCTATTTGGCTTCGATTCACCGGAAGAGGTGATTGGGCTTCTACATGGTGTAGATTGTTATGTTAATCCCAGCGATCGCTCCTCAGCGATTGAATTACTTAACCGCGATGGTAAACTGCAAAACTTTGAAGTGCAGTTGCGAAAACGAGATGGCGCGCTGTTTTGGGGACTTTACTCCTCTCGTCAGAATGCAGCCAATGGATGCATGGAAGGGGTGATTGCGGATATTAGCGATCGCGTATCAGCAGAAGCCGCACTGCGCGAGCGAGAACAAGAGTTGCGACTGATCGCTAACGCTCTACCTGCCCTGGTTGGCTATGTGAATGCAAATGGGCGCTTTCAGTTTGTTAACCGGACTTATGAGGACTGGTTTTGTTGTAGTCGAGATGAAATTCTGGGCAAGTCTGTTCGTGAATTCTTGGGTGAGGAGGCTTATCGCATTGCTAGACCGTATATCGAGCGAGTGCGAACAGGGCAAAACACAACCTATGAGGTAGAATTTCTCTATCCGGTGGGCAAGAAGTATGTCAGTGTTACCTACATCCCTGATGCCGGTTCCGATGCTCAAGTGAAAGGGTATTATGTTCTAGTCACAGACATTAGCGATCGCAAACGAGCAGAAGAGGTGTTGCGCCAGTCCGAGGCTCAGTTTCGCGAACAGGCAATCCTTTCCGCTTTTCGCGCCGATGTGGACAGTGCCCTTGCTCAAAGCGATAGCTTGCCCTTGATGCTGCATCGCTGTGCCCAAGCTGTTGTTAAGCACTTTAATGCGGCATTTGCTCGGATTTGGACGCTAAATCAAGACAAGAATGTTTTGGAGTTACAAGCCAGTGCGGGGATGTATACCCGTCTTGATGGCACTCACAGTCGAGTTCCCGTAGGTAGCCACAAAATTGGGCGAATTGCTCATGAACGCCGTCCTCTGTTGACCAACAATGTGTTTGATGAGTCAACCATTGATAAAGAATGGGCAGAACGAGAAGGCATGGTGGCATTTGCGGGCTATCCCATACTGCTGGATGAGCAGCTTGTTGGAGTTATAGCGATGTTTACTCGACACCCCATTCCCTTGTCCAACTTTGAGGCGTTAGAGTTTGCAGCTCGCGAGATGGCATTGGGAATTAAACGCAAACAGGCAGAAGAAGCTCTACAAGCCTCAGAGACAGAGCTACGGACTTTAATTGCAGCAATTCCCGATCCACTCTATATCCTGTCTGCCCAAGGGCAAATCATCTGTGCGATCGCCGTGGAACCGGATCTGCGATGTCACCCCGTCGAGGAGATGATTGGTAAAACACTGCATCAACTCGGAAAGGAACAAGCCGATGAATTTGTCGGGTATATTCAGCAGGTGCTGAGAACCCAACAAATCCTCACAGTCGAGTACAGTATGTTTCTGAATGGACGAGAAACCTGGTTTTCGACTCGCATTGCCCCGCTTCCCCACGAGCAGGTGATTTGGCTGGCGCGAGATATTACGGCGCTTAAGCAAGCAGAAGCCGCCTCGATTTTAGAAGAACGTAACCGCATGGCACGCGAAATTCACGACACCCTCGCTCAGGCGTTTACAGGCATTTTGGCTCAGGTCGGAGCGGCAAACCAGGTGCTCACGGATGATTTAGAAGCAACTGGGTCACATTTAGACCTGATCAAAGAATTGGCACGAACTGGACTGGTTGAAGCGCGGCGATCGGTCGTAGCGCTCCGTCCTCAGCTTTTGGAGTCGGGCAGTTTACAGAGCGCTCTACATCGTCTCGTCGCTCAAACCAGAGCTGCCGCAACTGATACCACTTTATATTATGAGATCGAGGGTGCAGTGTATTCTCTCCCTACTGAAGTAGAGAGTAACCTACTGCGGATTGGACAGGAAGCATTAACCAATGCGATCAGACACGCCAATGCTGACGAAATTCGAGTGGAGCTAGTCTACGATCGCGATCAAGTTTGCTTGCGTGTGAAAGACAATGGACAGGGCTTTGGAGTTGGGAGTATTCCATCTTCTGAGGGTTTTGGCTTACTCGGCATGAGCGAACGGGCAGAGCGCATCGGCGCACAACTGACGATTAGGAGTCAACCTGGACAAGGAACAGAAATTATCGTCACCGTCAACCCTTGA